From the Hevea brasiliensis isolate MT/VB/25A 57/8 chromosome 15, ASM3005281v1, whole genome shotgun sequence genome, one window contains:
- the LOC110632787 gene encoding VAN3-binding protein isoform X2, translating to MDKPMAEPWRPDLALFRPPETPSEPMEFLSRSWSISALEVSKALAPPQMVLSKTMSGCTIQEDIAGELEESATVSGNPFSFASSETSQMVMERIMSQSEVSPRTSGRLSHSSGPLNGSLTDSPPVSPSEMDDVKYCRPNNIANTQFRTPSATPGAAISTAGGGGGKTVGRWLKDRREKKKEETRAHNAQLHAAISVAGVAAAVAAIAAATAASSGNGKDEQMAKTDMAVASAATLVAAQCVEAAEALGAERDQLASVVSSAVNVRSPGDIMTLTAAAATALRGAATLKARALKEVWNIAAVIPVDKGLGAGAGNGNSNGSFSGELVPEQNFLGICSRELLARGCELLKRTRKGDLHWKIVSVYINRMNQVMLKMKSRHVAGTITKKKKNVVLEVIKDIPAWPGRHLLVGGEDRRYFGLKTLLRGVVEFECLNQKEYDMWTQGVSRLLAMAEEKNNRNRI from the exons ATGGACAAACCCATGGCAGAGCCATGGCGACCGGACTTGGCCCTTTTCCGACCACCAGAGACGCCAAGCGAACCTATGGAGTTCCTCTCGCGTTCTTGGAGTATCTCGGCCTTGGAGGTCTCAAAAGCCCTTGCTCCGCCACAAATGGTTCTCTCTAAGACCATGAGTGGCTGTACCATACAGGAGGACATTGCTGGAGAGCTAGAGGAGAGTGCTACCGTTTCTGGGAACCCATTTTCTTTTGCTTCCTCTGAGACCTCTCAGATGGTCATGGAAAGAATCATGTCACAGTCG GAGGTATCCCCACGCACTTCAGGCAGGCTCTCACACAGCAGTGGCCCTCTTAATGGTTCCTTAACCGACAGTCCGCCTGTCTCCCCGTCCGAGATGGACGACGTCAAG TATTGCCGTCCAAATAATATCGCTAACACCCAGTTCCGTACACCCTCTGCCACGCCTGGTGCTGCCATTAGTACCGCCGGAGGCGGTGGTGGTAAGACTGTTGGTAGGTGGTTGAAGGACAGGAGGGAGAAGAAAAAAGAGGAGACAAGGGCCCACAATGCCCAGCTTCACGCCGCTATTTCTGTAGCTGGCGTCGCTGCAGCCGTTGCTGCCATTGCTGCCGCTACCGCAGCATCTTCTGGGAATGGGAAGGATGAGCAAATGGCGAAGACTGATATGGCGGTGGCGTCTGCTGCGACATTGGTTGCGGCTCAATGCGTGGAGGCTGCGGAGGCCTTAGGGGCAGAGCGAGACCAGCTAGCTTCTGTTGTCAGCTCTGCTGTAAATGTGCGGTCTCCAGGTGATATCATGACATTAACAGCCGCGGCAGCGACGG CTTTGCGTGGAGCGGCAACGTTGAAGGCCAGGGCATTGAAGGAGGTGTGGAACATAGCAGCAGTTATTCCTGTGGATAAAGGGTTAGGTGCAGGTGCTGGAAATGGTAATTCTAATGGTAGTTTTAGTGGTGAACTTGTGCCTGAACAGAATTTCCTGGGGATCTGCAGCAGGGAACTGCTAGCCAGAGGCTGTGAACTCCTCAAGCGCACTCGTAAAG GTGATCTTCACTGGAAAATAGTTTCTGTTTATATCAACAGAATGAATCAG GTTATGCTGAAGATGAAGAGCAGACATGTGGCTGGGACCataaccaaaaagaaaaaga ATGTGGTGTTGGAGGTTATCAAAGATATTCCTGCCTGGCCAGGACGCCACCTGCTCGTGGGTGGTGAGGATCGGAGATATTTCGGATTGAAGACTCTGTTGCGGGGAGTTGTGGAGTTTGAGTGCTTGAATCAGAAGGAATATGATATGTGGACTCAGGGTGTGTCGAGGCTTCTGGCCATGGCAGAAGAAAAGAACAATAGAAATAGAATTTAA
- the LOC110632766 gene encoding protein IQ-DOMAIN 19, with protein sequence MGKTGKWLRSFLTGKKDKEKEKEKCKTNQKSATSIENPATPVLIPPTTPKEKRRWSFRRSSVTAATPRDMKSTEATALPQPEVQATLDSENEQKRHAMAMAAATAAAADAAVAAAQAAAAVIRLTATAPGRTSAIEEAAATKIQSVFRSYLAKKALCALKALVKLQALVRGHLVRKQATATLRCMQALVTVQARAQAQRIRMTEETTPASQRQSIHRKSTQENRFRHTNYDIDRGMDENIKIVEMDLGQSRGNTKSRDSYSHQPQAERVEHRLSTHYASSNRAYSKPDNCQVFPAPSALTNMSPRACSGHFEDNSFNAAQSSPQYYSAVSKPDPSRIPFAFPRPEYAESLSYDYPLFPNYMANTESSRAKVRSQSAPKQRPDSFERQPSRRRASAEGRNVPRAMPMRMQLSSSHVGATAQNYQHPQNYQYPWSIKLDRSTVSLKDSECGSTSTVLTNTTYCRNLVGFDVHGNRY encoded by the exons ATGGGGAAGACAGGCAAATGGCTTCGAAGTTTCTTGACAGGAAAGAAAGACAAggagaaggagaaagaaaaaTGTAAAACTAATCAGAAATCAGCAACTAGTATTGAGAATCCGGCGACCCCAGTTTTGATCCCACCAACAACtccaaaagaaaaaagaagatggAGTTTTCGCAGGTCTTCAGTCACAGCAGCAACTCCCAGGGACATGAAATCTACAGAAGCAACCGCATTACCACAACCAGAGGTTCAGGCCACATTGGATTCGGAAAATGAGCAGAAGAGGCACGCAATGGCAATGGCAGCTGCTACAGCTGCTGCTGCTGATGCAGCTGTGGCAGCTGCACAAGCTGCAGCGGCTGTGATCCGTCTAACTGCAACTGCCCCTGGAAGAACAAGTGCGATTGAAGAGGCTGCTGCCACAAAGATTCAGTCTGTCTTCCGTTCTTATTTG GCAAAAAAAGCATTATGTGCATTGAAAGCACTGGTGAAGTTGCAGGCACTGGTAAGAGGTCACCTGGTGAGGAAACAGGCCACTGCTACACTCCGGTGCATGCAGGCATTGGTGACTGTACAGGCTAGAGCTCAGGCTCAGAGGATCCGGATGACTGAAGAAACAACCCCAGCTAGTCAGAGACAATCGATCCACAGAAAATCAACACAGGAGAACAGATTCAGGCACACaaattat GATATTGATAGAGGTATGGACGAGAACATCAAGATTGTGGAGATGGATCTTGGACAATCAAGGGGAAACACAAAGAGCAGAGATAGCTATTCACACCAACCACAAGCAGAACGAGTAGAGCATAGACTTTCCACACATTATGCATCATCAAATCGGGCATACTCAAAGCCAGACAATTGCCAAGTCTTTCCAGCTCCATCAGCTCTGACCAACATGAGCCCCAGAGCATGCAGTGGGCATTTTGAGGACAATTCCTTCAACGCAGCACAGAGCAGCCCCCAGTACTACTCTGCAGTGTCAAAACCTGATCCGTCAAGAATTCCATTTGCTTTTCCTCGACCAGAATATGCAGAATCATTGTCCTATGACTACCCATTATTTCCAAACTACATGGCAAATACAGAATCTTCCAGAGCCAAGGTGCGGTCACAGAGTGCACCAAAACAAAGGCCAGATTCATTCGAGAGGCAACCAAGCAGGAGAAGAGCATCAGCGGAAGGAAGGAATGTCCCAAGAGCCATGCCCATGCGGATGCAGCTCTCATCTTCACATGTTGGGGCCACAGCTCAGAATTATCAACACCCTCAGAATTACCAATACCCATGGTCAATTAAACTTGACAGATCAACAGTATCCCTCAAAGATAGTGAGTGCGGATCCACCAGCACAGTGCTCACAAacaccacttactgcagaaatcTTGTTGGCTTTGAT GTTCATGGAAATAGGTATTAA
- the LOC110632787 gene encoding VAN3-binding protein isoform X1, with product MDKPMAEPWRPDLALFRPPETPSEPMEFLSRSWSISALEVSKALAPPQMVLSKTMSGCTIQEDIAGELEESATVSGNPFSFASSETSQMVMERIMSQSQEVSPRTSGRLSHSSGPLNGSLTDSPPVSPSEMDDVKYCRPNNIANTQFRTPSATPGAAISTAGGGGGKTVGRWLKDRREKKKEETRAHNAQLHAAISVAGVAAAVAAIAAATAASSGNGKDEQMAKTDMAVASAATLVAAQCVEAAEALGAERDQLASVVSSAVNVRSPGDIMTLTAAAATALRGAATLKARALKEVWNIAAVIPVDKGLGAGAGNGNSNGSFSGELVPEQNFLGICSRELLARGCELLKRTRKGDLHWKIVSVYINRMNQVMLKMKSRHVAGTITKKKKNVVLEVIKDIPAWPGRHLLVGGEDRRYFGLKTLLRGVVEFECLNQKEYDMWTQGVSRLLAMAEEKNNRNRI from the exons ATGGACAAACCCATGGCAGAGCCATGGCGACCGGACTTGGCCCTTTTCCGACCACCAGAGACGCCAAGCGAACCTATGGAGTTCCTCTCGCGTTCTTGGAGTATCTCGGCCTTGGAGGTCTCAAAAGCCCTTGCTCCGCCACAAATGGTTCTCTCTAAGACCATGAGTGGCTGTACCATACAGGAGGACATTGCTGGAGAGCTAGAGGAGAGTGCTACCGTTTCTGGGAACCCATTTTCTTTTGCTTCCTCTGAGACCTCTCAGATGGTCATGGAAAGAATCATGTCACAGTCG CAGGAGGTATCCCCACGCACTTCAGGCAGGCTCTCACACAGCAGTGGCCCTCTTAATGGTTCCTTAACCGACAGTCCGCCTGTCTCCCCGTCCGAGATGGACGACGTCAAG TATTGCCGTCCAAATAATATCGCTAACACCCAGTTCCGTACACCCTCTGCCACGCCTGGTGCTGCCATTAGTACCGCCGGAGGCGGTGGTGGTAAGACTGTTGGTAGGTGGTTGAAGGACAGGAGGGAGAAGAAAAAAGAGGAGACAAGGGCCCACAATGCCCAGCTTCACGCCGCTATTTCTGTAGCTGGCGTCGCTGCAGCCGTTGCTGCCATTGCTGCCGCTACCGCAGCATCTTCTGGGAATGGGAAGGATGAGCAAATGGCGAAGACTGATATGGCGGTGGCGTCTGCTGCGACATTGGTTGCGGCTCAATGCGTGGAGGCTGCGGAGGCCTTAGGGGCAGAGCGAGACCAGCTAGCTTCTGTTGTCAGCTCTGCTGTAAATGTGCGGTCTCCAGGTGATATCATGACATTAACAGCCGCGGCAGCGACGG CTTTGCGTGGAGCGGCAACGTTGAAGGCCAGGGCATTGAAGGAGGTGTGGAACATAGCAGCAGTTATTCCTGTGGATAAAGGGTTAGGTGCAGGTGCTGGAAATGGTAATTCTAATGGTAGTTTTAGTGGTGAACTTGTGCCTGAACAGAATTTCCTGGGGATCTGCAGCAGGGAACTGCTAGCCAGAGGCTGTGAACTCCTCAAGCGCACTCGTAAAG GTGATCTTCACTGGAAAATAGTTTCTGTTTATATCAACAGAATGAATCAG GTTATGCTGAAGATGAAGAGCAGACATGTGGCTGGGACCataaccaaaaagaaaaaga ATGTGGTGTTGGAGGTTATCAAAGATATTCCTGCCTGGCCAGGACGCCACCTGCTCGTGGGTGGTGAGGATCGGAGATATTTCGGATTGAAGACTCTGTTGCGGGGAGTTGTGGAGTTTGAGTGCTTGAATCAGAAGGAATATGATATGTGGACTCAGGGTGTGTCGAGGCTTCTGGCCATGGCAGAAGAAAAGAACAATAGAAATAGAATTTAA
- the LOC110632754 gene encoding uncharacterized protein LOC110632754, translating to MFVPEMAYVCTVAYSLATLLLLQPMIARSDFLSPVLDDVCKTVECGKGTCKPSHNSTLFYECECDSGWKQTRSDHDDHHKFLPCIVPNCTLDYLCQAAPSPIQNKASKANASIFDPCFWTDCGGGSCNKTSTFTYSCECTEGYYNLLNVSNFPCLKECSIGMDCSGLGISISNKSASPAPVLTDSGQNQAGSSLQHSFPWLMALIMSLAMIQWK from the exons atgttTGTTCCAGAGATGGCTTATGTTTGTACCGTTGCTTATTCTCTTGCAACCCTTCTTCTTTTGCAACCTATGATCGCAAGGAGTGACTTTTTATCTCCTGTTCTTG ATGATGTGTGCAAAACAGTTGAATGTGGAAAGGGAACCTGCAAGCCATCCCATAACAGCACTTTGTTTTATGAATGTGAATGTGATTCTGGTTGGAAGCAGACTCGCTCTGACCATGATGATCATCACAAGTTTCTTCCTTGCATAGTTCCCAACT GTACCCTGGACTACTTATGTCAGGCAGCTCCCTCACCGATTCAAAATAAAGCAAGCAAAGCTAATGCATCAATTTTTGATC CCTGTTTTTGGACTGATTGTGGAGGCGGTTCCTGTAACAAGACATCTACTTTCACTTACAGTTGCGAATGTACAGAGGGTTACTATAACCTTCTCAATGTCTCTAACTTTCCATGCTTGAAAGAAT GTTCGATTGGAATGGACTGTTCAGGACTTGGGATTTCTATTTCAAATAAGTCAGCTTCTCCAGCACCTGTATTAACTGATAGCGGTCAGAATCAAG CTGGTTCAAGTCTTCAACACAGTTTCCCTTGGTTGATGGCATTAATCATGTCTCTGGCCATGATTCAGTGGAAATAG